In the genome of Leucobacter luti, one region contains:
- a CDS encoding ABC transporter ATP-binding protein, whose product MLTIDQIDKTFFPGTVNERRALAELSLKLDEGDFVTVIGSNGAGKSTLLNAVAGRYTVDTGTIEIDGQRVNRLKEHQRARYVGRVFQDPMAGTAPDLTIEQNLALAVRRGKNRGLALALTRQLRARFHDELTSLELGLEHRLTAKVGLLSGGQRQALSLLMAGFTQPRILLLDEHTAALDPQRAALVTDLTERIVTQGGLTTLMVTHNMEQALKLGNRLIMMHEGRIVFEASAAQKQHLTVPQLLAEFGKIKGAQLDDRALLA is encoded by the coding sequence ATGCTGACTATCGATCAGATCGACAAGACCTTCTTCCCGGGCACCGTGAATGAGCGGCGCGCGCTCGCAGAGCTCAGCCTCAAGCTCGACGAAGGTGACTTTGTCACCGTGATCGGCTCCAATGGTGCAGGCAAGTCGACACTGCTCAACGCCGTTGCGGGGCGCTACACCGTTGACACCGGGACTATCGAAATCGACGGCCAGCGCGTCAACCGTCTCAAGGAGCACCAGCGGGCCCGCTACGTCGGCCGTGTGTTCCAGGATCCGATGGCTGGCACGGCACCGGATCTCACCATCGAGCAGAACCTCGCACTGGCGGTGCGACGCGGCAAGAACCGGGGTCTCGCCCTCGCGCTCACCCGGCAACTGCGAGCGCGGTTCCATGACGAGCTCACATCGTTGGAGCTTGGCCTCGAACACCGGCTTACCGCGAAGGTCGGCCTGCTCTCGGGCGGCCAGCGCCAGGCGTTGTCGCTGCTCATGGCTGGATTCACGCAACCGCGGATCCTGCTGCTGGATGAGCACACCGCCGCGTTGGATCCGCAGCGCGCCGCGCTCGTGACGGATCTCACCGAGCGCATCGTGACCCAGGGTGGGCTGACGACCCTCATGGTGACGCACAATATGGAGCAAGCGCTCAAGCTCGGCAACCGGCTGATCATGATGCACGAGGGACGCATCGTGTTCGAGGCTTCGGCTGCGCAGAAGCAACACCTCACCGTGCCGCAACTGCTTGCCGAGTTCGGAAAGATCAAGGGCGCACAGCTCGACGATCGCGCGCTTCTCGCCTAG
- a CDS encoding Lrp/AsnC family transcriptional regulator, whose protein sequence is MSIDQLDVRLITLISEEAGISVVECARRLGVARATAQGRLDRLRRTGVIASEAPSIDPAALGYPLRTFCTIQIQQSVGHQRVAEGLAKIPELLELHTITGDYDMMATIVSRSTHDLQRVLDQMSNTEGVARASTRLALESHFKNRTLPLVRSTVPEEGSRRADAS, encoded by the coding sequence ATGAGCATCGATCAGCTCGACGTTCGGCTCATCACGCTCATCAGCGAAGAAGCCGGGATCTCCGTGGTGGAGTGCGCGCGACGTCTCGGCGTGGCACGCGCCACCGCACAAGGCAGGCTCGACCGCCTGCGCCGCACCGGAGTCATCGCCTCGGAAGCCCCCAGCATTGATCCGGCTGCCCTGGGCTATCCCCTGCGCACCTTCTGCACGATCCAGATCCAGCAGTCCGTGGGACACCAGCGCGTCGCCGAGGGGCTCGCGAAGATTCCTGAACTCCTCGAACTGCACACCATTACGGGCGACTACGACATGATGGCGACGATCGTCTCCCGCTCCACCCACGATTTGCAACGGGTGCTCGATCAGATGTCAAACACTGAAGGCGTAGCGCGTGCGTCGACCAGGCTGGCGCTCGAGAGCCACTTCAAGAACCGCACGCTCCCGCTCGTGCGCAGCACTGTCCCTGAAGAGGGCAGCCGTCGGGCCGACGCCTCGTAG
- a CDS encoding YbhB/YbcL family Raf kinase inhibitor-like protein, producing the protein MTQTQQSQQGRGAINPYAGMPQVAGFTLTSADIQDGEPLPAELYAEHAGGANRSPQLSWSGFPAETQSFVVTCFDPDAPTGSGFWHWAVANIPASVTELAAGAGAPSGTPGSELLPPGAVTMPNEKREPAFTGAAPPEGSGVHHYWFVVHALNVPHIDVDPNATPAVLGFMMREAVVARAVIVATGEYGQAA; encoded by the coding sequence ATGACGCAGACACAGCAATCACAGCAGGGTCGCGGTGCGATCAACCCGTACGCGGGGATGCCACAGGTGGCGGGGTTTACGTTGACCAGCGCAGATATTCAGGATGGTGAGCCGCTGCCGGCAGAGCTTTACGCTGAGCACGCTGGCGGCGCGAATCGCTCGCCGCAGTTGAGCTGGTCGGGCTTTCCCGCGGAAACACAGAGTTTTGTGGTCACCTGCTTCGATCCCGATGCTCCCACGGGGTCGGGCTTCTGGCACTGGGCGGTCGCCAATATTCCGGCGTCCGTCACTGAACTCGCCGCTGGCGCTGGTGCGCCGAGCGGTACACCGGGGAGTGAACTCCTGCCACCAGGTGCGGTAACGATGCCGAACGAGAAGCGCGAGCCCGCGTTCACCGGCGCGGCTCCGCCCGAGGGCTCCGGGGTGCACCACTACTGGTTTGTGGTGCACGCGCTCAATGTGCCACACATCGACGTCGATCCGAACGCGACCCCGGCCGTTCTGGGGTTCATGATGCGCGAGGCTGTTGTGGCGCGCGCCGTCATCGTTGCAACGGGCGAGTACGGCCAGGCAGCCTAA
- a CDS encoding ABC transporter ATP-binding protein, with protein MLNIDRISKTFFAGTINERKALVDLSLRMDEGDFVTVIGSNGAGKSTLLNAVAGRYTVDTGELTIDSKPVSKLKEYQRARYVGRVFQDPMAGTAPDLTIEQNLALALQRGKTRGLGLGLTKARRDLFLEELKSLELGLENRLPAKVGLLSGGQRQALSLLMAGFTQPRILLLDEHTAALDPQRAALVTDLTERIVSNGGLTTLMVTHNMEQALKLGNRLIMMHEGRIVFQASAEEKQHLTVPQLLAEFAKIKGATFDDRALLT; from the coding sequence ATGCTCAACATCGACCGGATCTCAAAGACCTTCTTTGCTGGCACCATCAACGAGCGGAAGGCACTCGTTGACCTGAGCCTGCGGATGGACGAGGGCGACTTCGTCACCGTTATCGGCTCCAACGGCGCAGGCAAGTCGACGCTGCTCAACGCGGTAGCTGGACGCTACACCGTTGATACCGGCGAGCTCACGATTGACAGCAAGCCCGTCTCGAAGCTCAAGGAGTATCAGCGGGCGCGCTACGTTGGCCGCGTGTTCCAGGATCCGATGGCCGGCACGGCGCCGGACCTCACGATCGAGCAGAACCTCGCTCTTGCCCTGCAGCGCGGGAAGACGCGCGGGCTCGGGCTCGGGCTCACGAAGGCGCGCCGGGACCTGTTCCTTGAGGAACTGAAGTCGCTCGAGCTCGGCCTTGAGAACCGACTGCCAGCGAAAGTCGGCCTCCTCTCGGGTGGCCAGCGCCAGGCACTCTCGCTGCTGATGGCCGGGTTCACGCAGCCGCGGATCCTGCTGCTGGATGAGCACACTGCCGCGTTGGATCCGCAGCGTGCGGCGCTCGTGACGGATCTCACCGAGCGGATCGTGTCCAACGGCGGGCTGACGACGCTGATGGTCACCCACAACATGGAGCAGGCGTTGAAGCTCGGCAACCGTCTCATTATGATGCACGAGGGCCGGATCGTGTTCCAGGCCTCGGCCGAGGAAAAGCAGCATCTCACGGTGCCGCAGCTGCTCGCTGAGTTTGCCAAGATCAAGGGCGCGACCTTCGACGATCGGGCGCTTCTGACATAG
- a CDS encoding GNAT family N-acetyltransferase gives MRTLPNELTMHTSSDLAAMSAAALYRIARLRQEVFVVEQHCVYLDLDGRDAEAGTTLLWAEDAAGDVAATMRVLREDALEPGLSSIGRVATAPVWRGRGVAAVLLDAAIQSCDGGPILIHAQSYLTDWYGRFGFQASGPEFVEDGIPHTPMRIG, from the coding sequence ATGCGCACTCTCCCGAACGAGCTCACCATGCACACCTCGTCCGACCTCGCCGCGATGTCAGCAGCCGCGCTGTACCGCATTGCCCGGCTGCGCCAAGAGGTCTTCGTTGTGGAGCAACACTGCGTCTACCTCGATCTCGATGGCCGTGACGCCGAGGCCGGTACCACGCTGCTCTGGGCCGAAGACGCTGCAGGCGACGTCGCCGCAACGATGCGGGTGCTGCGCGAGGACGCGCTCGAACCCGGCCTCTCCTCCATCGGCCGCGTCGCCACTGCTCCTGTCTGGCGCGGGCGCGGCGTCGCCGCGGTGCTCCTCGACGCTGCGATTCAGAGCTGCGACGGCGGCCCCATCCTTATCCACGCGCAGTCATATCTCACCGACTGGTATGGGCGCTTCGGCTTCCAGGCCAGCGGCCCCGAGTTCGTCGAAGACGGGATCCCACACACGCCCATGCGGATCGGCTAG
- a CDS encoding FadR/GntR family transcriptional regulator: MAVTTGSDRARATLAFLRRKITTGEWPVGSRIPIEPELAEQTGVGRSTVREAVRSLASIGMIETLPGRGTFVRSAAPTSSLLNEFLTDFTLEEILSYRRALEIEAAQQAALHRSEEDILALELAATEEVGCTRCPVLGFADGGDSAFDSKFHRLIFDAAKNRLLAALYSGINERLRTPEHRGRLANVATGAEMERDHARVLDAIRRRDFIDAVHAMVEHVDHDVVIVNDQYEVVPPLTRTPEQQQRIDVAREAQEKAQL, from the coding sequence ATGGCAGTGACGACAGGTTCCGACCGCGCTCGCGCGACCCTTGCATTCCTCCGCCGCAAGATCACCACCGGCGAGTGGCCGGTGGGTAGCCGGATCCCCATCGAGCCGGAGCTCGCGGAACAGACCGGCGTGGGGCGCTCAACCGTCCGCGAGGCTGTGCGCTCACTCGCGAGCATTGGCATGATTGAAACGCTGCCCGGACGTGGCACGTTCGTGCGCTCGGCTGCGCCGACGAGCTCGCTGCTCAACGAGTTCCTCACCGACTTCACGCTTGAAGAGATCCTGAGTTACCGCCGCGCCCTCGAAATCGAGGCCGCGCAGCAGGCAGCACTGCACCGCTCAGAGGAAGACATCCTCGCGCTCGAACTCGCTGCCACTGAAGAAGTCGGCTGCACACGCTGCCCCGTGCTCGGCTTTGCCGATGGCGGCGACTCAGCATTCGACAGCAAGTTCCATCGCCTCATTTTCGACGCAGCGAAAAACCGCCTGCTTGCCGCCCTGTACTCGGGTATCAATGAGCGGCTGCGCACTCCGGAACACCGCGGACGCCTCGCCAACGTTGCCACGGGCGCTGAGATGGAGCGGGACCACGCGCGCGTGCTCGACGCGATTCGCCGCCGCGACTTCATCGATGCCGTCCACGCGATGGTGGAGCACGTGGACCACGACGTAGTAATTGTGAACGACCAGTACGAGGTCGTGCCACCGCTCACGCGCACCCCGGAGCAGCAACAGCGCATCGACGTCGCCCGCGAGGCACAGGAGAAGGCGCAGCTCTAG
- the hisC gene encoding histidinol-phosphate transaminase, whose protein sequence is MSTTTQSFRPGLEQIAAYRAGKPAPVGPSGRSIKLSSNENPYPPLPAVVAHLAEVLPHAISRYPSIAAEELTAALAQRFDVATENLALGAGSVEVAAQLIHAMTAPGDEVMFAWRSFEAYPILVRVAGAVPVEVALDADSRHDLQAMADAVTDRTRLIFVCNPNNPTGTVVSEAELEAFMARVPSNVLVVVDEAYVHFDRNSDSPSGIDFFRRYSNVAVLHTFSKAYGLAGLRVGYAIAPVPVAEALRKVSVPFAVSRLAQDAAVASLAAEDELQLRIDEMVTERDRLTTGLRATGLPVVPSQANFVWLPLGEASAAMGEAFEAQGISVRTFAGEGVRVSIGDPEENDAVVAAVIAAANRV, encoded by the coding sequence ATGTCGACGACGACGCAGTCATTTCGTCCCGGTCTCGAGCAGATCGCGGCCTACCGCGCGGGCAAACCTGCCCCGGTTGGCCCGAGTGGCCGCAGCATCAAGCTCTCGTCCAATGAGAATCCATACCCGCCGCTTCCCGCGGTCGTTGCGCATCTCGCGGAGGTGCTGCCTCACGCGATCAGTCGCTACCCGAGCATTGCAGCGGAAGAGCTCACCGCTGCGCTCGCGCAGCGCTTCGATGTGGCTACGGAGAACTTGGCGCTCGGCGCTGGATCCGTCGAAGTCGCAGCGCAGCTGATCCACGCGATGACGGCCCCCGGTGACGAAGTGATGTTCGCGTGGCGCTCCTTTGAGGCCTACCCGATCCTCGTGCGCGTGGCCGGAGCAGTCCCGGTCGAAGTGGCGCTCGACGCTGACTCGCGCCACGACTTGCAGGCGATGGCCGATGCGGTCACGGACCGCACACGCTTGATTTTCGTCTGCAACCCGAATAATCCGACCGGCACGGTGGTGAGCGAGGCCGAACTCGAAGCGTTCATGGCGCGAGTGCCGAGCAACGTGCTCGTCGTGGTCGACGAGGCCTACGTGCACTTCGACCGGAACTCCGATTCGCCCAGCGGCATCGACTTTTTCCGGCGCTACTCCAACGTTGCCGTGCTGCACACCTTCTCGAAGGCGTACGGTCTGGCCGGTCTTCGCGTGGGGTACGCGATCGCTCCCGTCCCGGTCGCTGAGGCGCTGCGCAAGGTGTCCGTGCCGTTCGCAGTGTCCCGTCTCGCCCAAGACGCCGCCGTGGCATCGCTTGCCGCCGAGGATGAACTCCAGCTGCGGATCGACGAAATGGTGACGGAGCGCGATCGGTTGACTACTGGGCTGCGTGCGACCGGTCTCCCTGTTGTGCCGTCGCAGGCAAACTTTGTCTGGTTGCCTCTCGGTGAGGCGAGCGCGGCAATGGGTGAGGCGTTCGAGGCGCAGGGCATCTCCGTGCGCACCTTCGCGGGCGAAGGGGTGCGGGTATCAATCGGCGACCCGGAAGAAAACGACGCTGTCGTTGCCGCGGTCATCGCAGCAGCAAATCGCGTATAG
- a CDS encoding ABC transporter substrate-binding protein → MAITRFRHRTLAVVGLAAATALALSGCTSGTSGADGASGDAAGDAKITVGISQFVQHTALDAAAEGFKQAFIDAGYVDGETVVFDEKNANAEVATATTIAQTFATDGADLVLAIATPSAQAAAQNLADVPVVFTAVTDPVAADLVASVDKPGGNITGTSDMSPVADQIALIQEIKPDAKKIGVVYGSGEVNSSVQVELARAAAQKLGMEVVEATVTNASELMQATESLGDVDAIYTPSDNLVASGIGAIVGVAEDKGILVVGSDSTHVEGGAAATVGIDYTKLGHQTGEMAVRILKDGEDPATMAVETSKDTELTVNLGAAKRLGVELPAELVDRAVNVIK, encoded by the coding sequence ATGGCAATCACACGCTTCCGCCACCGGACGCTGGCCGTCGTAGGGCTGGCCGCCGCGACCGCACTCGCGCTGAGCGGCTGCACCTCGGGTACGAGCGGCGCAGACGGCGCTTCCGGGGACGCCGCGGGGGACGCGAAGATCACCGTCGGCATCAGCCAGTTCGTGCAGCACACTGCGCTCGATGCGGCCGCTGAGGGCTTCAAGCAGGCGTTCATTGACGCTGGGTACGTCGACGGCGAGACCGTGGTGTTCGATGAGAAGAACGCGAACGCAGAGGTGGCAACGGCCACGACGATCGCGCAGACTTTCGCGACGGACGGAGCCGATCTGGTGCTCGCGATCGCGACGCCGTCGGCGCAGGCCGCGGCGCAGAACCTGGCCGACGTTCCCGTGGTGTTCACCGCCGTCACCGATCCCGTCGCTGCCGACTTGGTGGCCTCGGTAGACAAGCCGGGTGGCAACATCACCGGCACGAGCGATATGAGCCCGGTGGCCGATCAGATCGCGCTGATCCAGGAGATCAAGCCCGACGCGAAGAAGATCGGCGTTGTCTACGGCTCCGGCGAGGTGAACTCCTCGGTGCAGGTGGAGTTGGCACGCGCGGCGGCGCAGAAGCTCGGTATGGAGGTCGTTGAAGCCACCGTCACCAACGCTTCTGAGCTGATGCAGGCGACCGAATCACTCGGAGATGTCGACGCGATCTACACTCCGAGTGACAATCTCGTTGCCTCCGGCATTGGCGCCATTGTCGGCGTCGCCGAGGACAAGGGTATCCTGGTCGTCGGATCTGATTCGACCCACGTTGAAGGCGGTGCGGCCGCCACAGTCGGGATCGACTACACGAAGCTCGGACACCAGACCGGCGAGATGGCCGTGCGCATCCTGAAGGATGGTGAGGATCCCGCAACGATGGCGGTGGAGACCTCCAAAGACACCGAATTGACCGTCAACCTCGGTGCGGCGAAGCGCCTCGGAGTCGAGCTCCCCGCTGAACTCGTCGACCGCGCCGTCAACGTCATCAAGTAG
- a CDS encoding ABC transporter permease, with amino-acid sequence MIGAIELGLIYGVMALGVYLTFRVLNFPDLTVDGSFTTGAAVAASLITAGQNPILATLAGGAAGLVAGVITGLLHTKGKIDGLLAGILTMIALWSINLRIMDKANLPLLRSETIFTPLKDAGVLGTWGGIGIILVGVIVLKLVIDWFLSTDLGLAIQATGNNEQMIRSFGVNTDGTKILTLALSNGLVALCGALVAQYQGFADISMGIGLILIGLASVILGQAIFGQRFIWLASLAVVFGAVLYRLIIFFALQAGLNPNDMKLVTAVLVVAALLLPRWGFLKKLPSLRDRGNRRQGDPAPDPVASATTGVTVPVER; translated from the coding sequence ATGATCGGTGCAATTGAACTCGGCCTCATCTACGGGGTCATGGCGCTCGGCGTCTATCTCACCTTCCGCGTGCTCAACTTCCCCGACCTCACGGTTGACGGCAGCTTCACCACGGGTGCCGCGGTTGCGGCTTCACTCATCACCGCGGGTCAGAACCCGATCCTCGCGACCCTTGCTGGCGGCGCTGCCGGTCTCGTCGCCGGTGTCATCACCGGCCTCTTGCACACGAAGGGCAAGATTGACGGGTTGCTCGCCGGTATCCTGACGATGATCGCGCTCTGGTCGATCAACCTGCGGATCATGGACAAGGCGAACCTGCCGCTGTTGCGCTCGGAGACGATCTTCACCCCGCTGAAGGACGCCGGGGTGCTTGGCACCTGGGGCGGCATCGGGATCATCCTCGTCGGCGTCATCGTGCTGAAGCTCGTTATTGACTGGTTCCTGTCGACCGACTTGGGCCTCGCGATTCAGGCAACGGGAAACAACGAGCAGATGATCCGGAGCTTCGGGGTGAACACCGACGGCACCAAAATCCTGACCCTCGCACTCTCGAACGGACTCGTGGCGCTCTGCGGCGCACTCGTGGCGCAGTACCAGGGGTTCGCAGATATCAGCATGGGCATCGGCCTGATCTTGATCGGCCTTGCCTCAGTGATCCTCGGGCAGGCGATCTTCGGGCAGCGCTTTATCTGGCTCGCGAGCCTCGCGGTGGTCTTCGGCGCGGTGCTGTACCGCCTCATCATCTTCTTCGCGCTGCAGGCGGGCCTGAACCCGAACGATATGAAACTGGTGACTGCGGTGCTCGTGGTCGCTGCGCTGCTGCTCCCGCGTTGGGGCTTCCTCAAGAAGCTGCCATCGCTGCGGGACCGTGGCAACCGACGGCAGGGGGACCCTGCACCCGATCCGGTTGCTTCGGCGACCACAGGCGTGACCGTTCCGGTCGAGAGGTAG
- a CDS encoding ABC transporter substrate-binding protein: MRQISSRRRVLALASLGAAAALTLSACSAPADSSGGDDAAAPKAVSIGISQLVQHPALDAATEGFKQAFIDAGYVEGDTVKFDVQNANGEQATAVTIAQTFATSDVDLVLAVATPAAQAAAQAITDKPVLFTAVTDAVSAELVKSDEEPGANVTGTVDAVPADALKTQFELITEMKPDAKKVGIVYASGEVNSEVQVKDAQAVADEMGLEIVTKTVTTANDIAQATEALGDVDAIYVPTDNMVVSGIASLVQVAEANKIPVIGAEPGTVEGGAVATYGIDYTKLGKQTGEMALKVLDGADPATTPVETPAELSYVVNPAAAERMGVEIPKKILDEATVVE; this comes from the coding sequence ATGCGACAGATTTCTTCTCGCCGCCGCGTGCTCGCCCTCGCGAGCCTCGGCGCCGCCGCCGCACTCACGCTCAGCGCCTGCTCAGCACCTGCCGACAGCTCGGGTGGCGACGACGCCGCTGCGCCGAAGGCCGTGAGCATCGGCATCAGCCAGCTCGTGCAGCACCCAGCGTTGGATGCTGCAACGGAGGGCTTCAAGCAGGCGTTCATCGACGCTGGCTATGTCGAAGGCGACACGGTCAAGTTTGATGTCCAGAACGCGAACGGCGAGCAGGCAACCGCGGTGACCATCGCGCAGACCTTCGCGACGTCCGACGTCGACCTCGTGCTTGCAGTTGCGACTCCGGCGGCGCAGGCGGCAGCGCAGGCGATCACGGATAAGCCCGTGCTCTTCACCGCAGTCACCGATGCCGTCTCCGCTGAGCTCGTGAAGTCGGACGAAGAGCCGGGCGCGAACGTGACCGGCACCGTTGACGCCGTTCCTGCTGACGCGCTGAAGACCCAGTTCGAGCTCATCACCGAGATGAAGCCCGATGCCAAGAAGGTCGGCATCGTGTACGCATCGGGTGAGGTGAACTCTGAGGTCCAGGTCAAGGACGCACAGGCGGTCGCTGACGAGATGGGACTCGAGATCGTGACGAAGACCGTCACCACCGCGAACGACATCGCACAGGCCACCGAGGCGCTCGGCGACGTCGACGCGATTTACGTGCCGACCGACAACATGGTCGTCTCGGGCATCGCATCGCTCGTGCAGGTCGCTGAAGCGAACAAGATCCCCGTGATCGGCGCGGAGCCGGGCACGGTCGAGGGCGGCGCAGTTGCCACGTACGGCATCGACTACACCAAGCTCGGCAAGCAGACTGGCGAGATGGCACTCAAGGTGCTCGACGGTGCGGATCCCGCGACCACTCCGGTCGAGACTCCCGCTGAGCTGAGCTACGTGGTCAACCCGGCCGCAGCTGAGCGCATGGGTGTCGAAATCCCGAAGAAGATCCTCGACGAAGCGACCGTCGTAGAGTAG
- a CDS encoding aldehyde dehydrogenase family protein, with protein sequence MLVEAVAAHATVAELAAHEQIDRALVLGGREIGRELARRRPDLRIEGQFRARGSILVAPSADRESSIDDIVASGFRAAGADVSAAHEVILLGSVARSRGFREDLADAVRALRVGDTARPGNDDPLSFDLGPLPGPPDAAGLRALTELGRGEEWLVEPRQLDDAGTLWSPGVRLGVAPDAGFWRDALEVPVIGITTAHSLAEGIDRQNAPGAGSVAALYSNDGDEIAAWLEHVRAAAVSINRATTGARIERHPRGGWDDAVMGLPALSGGPNRLLALGSWQPRQGTRSDTLHLRGLDPEVRLLIAAAQPSLAYEEFDAVRRAALADALVWRTSFAATRDAIGLGIERNTLRYRSVVTQVRLAEDGPAAGLIRVLAAALLVRAPIAVSTGQLLAPEVAEVLEGQGIEVSLERDEDWMERIAVTGPLGPGEAPASRVRLIGGDAIRVAEWMGGLDRAALWAEPVTMAGPVELLTLLQEQSVSARAHRHGLAIPVPGWDEALGGA encoded by the coding sequence GTGCTCGTCGAAGCGGTTGCCGCGCACGCCACTGTTGCTGAGCTGGCTGCGCACGAGCAGATCGACCGAGCACTCGTGCTGGGCGGCCGCGAGATTGGCCGGGAGCTCGCCAGGAGGCGGCCGGATCTGCGCATCGAGGGGCAGTTCCGCGCGCGCGGTTCGATCCTGGTTGCCCCATCAGCGGATCGCGAGAGCTCGATCGACGACATCGTGGCATCCGGGTTCCGAGCAGCCGGGGCCGATGTCAGTGCCGCGCACGAGGTAATTCTCCTCGGTAGCGTGGCGCGGTCCCGGGGCTTCCGCGAGGATCTCGCCGACGCCGTGCGCGCCCTCCGTGTCGGCGACACGGCGAGACCAGGGAACGACGATCCGCTCAGCTTCGATCTTGGCCCGCTCCCCGGCCCCCCGGACGCCGCTGGTCTTCGCGCGCTCACAGAGTTGGGGCGGGGCGAAGAATGGCTGGTGGAACCCCGTCAGCTTGATGACGCAGGAACGCTGTGGAGCCCCGGCGTGCGACTGGGCGTTGCACCGGACGCCGGTTTCTGGAGGGACGCACTCGAAGTGCCCGTGATCGGGATTACCACTGCGCATAGCCTGGCAGAGGGAATCGACCGCCAGAATGCCCCTGGCGCAGGCAGCGTTGCTGCGCTGTACTCGAACGACGGCGATGAGATCGCGGCCTGGCTGGAACACGTGCGCGCGGCGGCGGTATCGATCAATCGTGCCACGACCGGTGCGCGAATTGAGCGACACCCGAGAGGGGGCTGGGATGACGCGGTCATGGGCCTTCCCGCGCTCTCCGGTGGGCCGAATCGGCTGCTCGCGCTCGGATCGTGGCAGCCGCGGCAGGGCACCAGGAGTGACACGCTGCACTTGCGGGGGCTCGACCCTGAAGTACGCTTGCTTATCGCTGCGGCCCAGCCGAGCCTCGCGTACGAGGAGTTCGACGCCGTGCGGCGCGCGGCGCTGGCTGATGCTCTCGTATGGCGGACCTCGTTTGCGGCGACGCGCGACGCCATCGGGCTGGGAATCGAGCGCAATACGCTTCGCTACCGCTCGGTGGTGACGCAGGTGCGGCTGGCCGAGGACGGGCCCGCTGCAGGCTTGATCCGGGTGCTCGCTGCCGCGCTGCTGGTGCGTGCGCCGATCGCGGTCTCGACGGGGCAATTGCTCGCCCCGGAGGTCGCCGAGGTGCTTGAGGGGCAGGGCATCGAAGTGTCGCTGGAACGCGACGAGGATTGGATGGAGCGCATTGCCGTGACCGGGCCGCTGGGGCCGGGAGAGGCACCCGCCTCACGGGTCCGGCTCATCGGCGGTGACGCGATCCGAGTTGCTGAGTGGATGGGCGGGCTCGACCGCGCTGCACTGTGGGCGGAACCGGTGACGATGGCGGGGCCTGTTGAATTGCTGACACTGCTGCAGGAACAGTCGGTGTCGGCGCGTGCGCACCGGCACGGGCTCGCGATCCCGGTGCCCGGATGGGATGAGGCGCTCGGCGGAGCGTAG
- a CDS encoding ABC transporter permease — MIGALELGLLYGVMALGVYLTFRVLNFPDLTVDGSFTTGAAVAAALITAEQNPIVATLAGGAAGLVAGAITGLLHTKGRIDGLLAGILTMIALWSINLRIMGKANLPLLRAETVFTPLKDAEMLGTWVGIAIIIAGVLVLKFVIDWFLSTDLGLAIQATGNNEQMIRSFGVNTDGTKILTLSLSNGLVALCGALVAQYQGFADISMGIGLILVGLASVILGQAIFGQRFIWLASLAVILGAVLYRLIIFFALQAGLNPNDMKLVTAVLVVAALLLPRWGFPKRVPTLRGRGGRVPRARIRGACSRIASSLSRGHRCGRFRAQDGRELITC, encoded by the coding sequence ATGATCGGCGCGCTCGAACTCGGCCTCCTATACGGAGTCATGGCACTTGGGGTGTATCTCACCTTCCGCGTGCTCAACTTCCCTGACCTGACGGTCGACGGCAGCTTCACGACGGGCGCCGCGGTGGCTGCCGCGCTCATCACTGCAGAGCAAAACCCGATCGTTGCGACACTGGCTGGCGGGGCTGCCGGCCTCGTTGCCGGTGCGATCACCGGCCTGCTCCATACGAAGGGCCGGATCGACGGACTGCTCGCCGGTATCCTGACGATGATTGCACTCTGGTCGATCAACCTTCGGATCATGGGCAAAGCGAACCTGCCGCTCCTGCGCGCCGAGACGGTGTTCACTCCGCTCAAAGACGCCGAGATGCTCGGCACCTGGGTTGGCATCGCCATCATCATTGCCGGTGTGCTCGTGCTGAAGTTCGTGATCGACTGGTTCCTGTCGACTGATCTCGGTCTCGCCATTCAGGCGACAGGCAACAACGAGCAGATGATCCGCAGCTTCGGCGTGAATACCGACGGCACCAAGATCCTCACCCTCTCGCTCTCCAACGGTCTCGTCGCGCTCTGCGGCGCCCTTGTTGCGCAGTATCAGGGATTTGCCGACATCAGCATGGGCATCGGCCTCATCCTCGTGGGCCTCGCGTCAGTAATTCTCGGCCAGGCGATCTTCGGCCAGCGCTTTATCTGGCTCGCGAGCCTCGCCGTGATCCTCGGCGCAGTGCTCTATCGCCTCATCATCTTCTTCGCGCTGCAGGCCGGGCTCAACCCGAACGACATGAAGCTCGTGACCGCGGTGCTCGTGGTCGCTGCGCTGCTGCTCCCGCGCTGGGGCTTCCCGAAGCGCGTGCCTACGCTGCGCGGACGCGGCGGACGAGTTCCCCGAGCGCGGATCCGGGGCGCCTGCTCCAGGATCGCCTCCAGCCTCAGTCGCGGCCACCGCTGCGGCAGATTCCGCGCCCAAGACGGCAGGGAGTTAATCACATGCTGA